The proteins below are encoded in one region of Metabacillus dongyingensis:
- a CDS encoding ABC transporter permease has protein sequence MKIEHKPEKYTNTRTASKTSHTKLSAFRISFRKNWDLYLLISPVILYFIIFHYIPMYGVQIAFKDFFPVNGISGSPWVGLKHFERFFDSYYFWRLIKNTLGIGLYTLALSFPIPIIIALMLNEVKHEKYKRFVQTVIYAPHFLSTVVVVGMLLLFLKPDGLVNQIIILFGGEPIYFITEPSLFKSLYVFSDVWQTMGWSSIIYLAALASIDYQLHEAAIIDGATRIQRIWHINVPTIFPTIVIMFILSAGSIMAVGFEKVFLMQNSLNMSTSDVISTFVYRAGILDAQYSFSAAVGLFNSVINFIMLIVVNSFAKKINETSLW, from the coding sequence TTGAAAATTGAACATAAACCTGAAAAATACACAAACACACGTACAGCCTCTAAGACCTCACATACAAAATTATCTGCATTTCGAATATCCTTCAGGAAAAACTGGGATCTGTATTTGCTGATTTCACCTGTCATACTTTATTTTATTATCTTTCACTACATTCCAATGTATGGAGTACAAATTGCATTCAAAGACTTTTTCCCTGTAAACGGAATATCAGGAAGTCCATGGGTTGGCCTTAAACATTTTGAACGATTTTTTGATAGCTATTATTTTTGGCGCTTAATTAAAAATACACTTGGAATCGGTTTATATACGTTAGCATTATCTTTCCCTATTCCAATTATTATTGCGCTCATGCTTAACGAGGTAAAGCATGAAAAGTACAAACGCTTCGTCCAAACTGTCATTTATGCTCCTCATTTTCTGTCAACCGTTGTCGTAGTCGGAATGCTGCTGTTGTTCCTGAAGCCTGATGGGCTGGTCAATCAAATCATTATCTTATTTGGCGGTGAACCTATTTATTTTATTACTGAGCCTAGCTTATTTAAATCGCTTTATGTTTTTTCTGATGTCTGGCAAACGATGGGCTGGAGTTCGATCATCTATCTTGCTGCTTTAGCCTCTATAGATTATCAGCTTCATGAAGCAGCCATCATAGATGGAGCAACTAGGATTCAGAGAATCTGGCATATTAATGTTCCGACCATATTTCCAACAATCGTTATTATGTTTATCCTAAGTGCCGGCTCTATTATGGCCGTAGGCTTTGAAAAAGTATTCTTAATGCAAAATAGTCTGAACATGTCTACTTCTGACGTTATTTCAACATTTGTATATCGTGCCGGGATTTTAGATGCCCAATATAGTTTTTCAGCAGCAGTCGGATTATTTAACTCCGTTATTAATTTCATTATGTTGATCGTCGTTAACTCATTTGCTAAAAAGATCAACGAAACTAGTCTTTGGTAG
- a CDS encoding carbohydrate ABC transporter permease, with translation MTNSSSDKVFNIVNYLLLAIITLLVLYPLYFVLSASVSDPLYVLRGEMWLLPKDINFDAYKKVFMNEDILNGFWNTIKYTAVGTAINVVMTTMAAFPLSRKDFMGRNLIMGFFVFTMFFSGGLIPSYLLIKELGMLDTFWVMVIPNAVAIWNIIIMRTFFQTTIPIELQESAMIDGCSNIQILIKIVLPLSMPVIAVMVLFYAVGHWNSYFNALIYLQDRELFPLQLILREILIQSQTDEMVKATSESFVKQQLSVEGLKYAVLVVSNIPMMLLYPFLQRYFVKGFMIGAIKG, from the coding sequence ATGACAAACAGTTCATCAGATAAAGTCTTCAACATCGTGAACTATCTATTACTTGCCATAATTACACTGCTTGTGCTGTACCCTTTATACTTTGTCCTCAGTGCATCGGTGAGTGATCCCCTCTATGTCTTAAGAGGAGAAATGTGGCTCCTTCCGAAGGATATTAACTTCGATGCCTATAAAAAAGTATTTATGAATGAAGATATCCTAAACGGTTTTTGGAACACGATAAAGTATACAGCGGTTGGAACTGCCATTAACGTCGTGATGACAACAATGGCCGCCTTTCCCCTATCAAGAAAGGACTTCATGGGCAGAAACCTTATTATGGGATTCTTTGTGTTTACTATGTTTTTTAGTGGAGGATTAATTCCTTCCTATCTATTAATTAAGGAACTCGGAATGCTGGATACTTTTTGGGTAATGGTTATTCCTAATGCAGTAGCAATCTGGAACATCATTATTATGCGTACTTTTTTCCAGACCACCATTCCGATTGAACTGCAAGAGTCGGCAATGATTGACGGCTGCAGCAATATACAGATTCTAATTAAGATCGTTTTGCCATTATCTATGCCTGTCATTGCAGTAATGGTGTTATTTTATGCTGTTGGCCACTGGAATTCTTACTTCAACGCCTTGATTTACTTGCAGGACCGGGAGCTCTTCCCTCTCCAGTTAATTTTGAGGGAAATTCTGATTCAGAGTCAAACGGATGAAATGGTCAAAGCGACTTCGGAATCATTTGTAAAGCAGCAGTTAAGTGTTGAAGGGCTAAAATATGCTGTACTGGTTGTATCAAATATACCAATGATGCTCTTGTACCCTTTCCTGCAAAGATACTTTGTTAAAGGGTTTATGATCGGAGCCATAAAAGGATAA
- a CDS encoding extracellular solute-binding protein, protein MKSNKWRYGFLSGVLAFSILSGCTNEEASKEKSESAVKVNKTGMPIADEKIELTGFAGKFFASQDWNKLKLWEEYAKMSNVEIDWETVQVDSLKEKRNLLLASGEYPDVLFSSALPKADLIKYGQQGVLLKLNDLIDQYAPNFKKIMEENPVVAKGITMPDGSIYGFPTIYDPEFKGLHLGTPWINKNWLEKLGLEEPQNLDDFHKVLKAFKEEDPNGNGKADEIPWSGAYGIGEAIGFIKGSFGLNNHGSANAYIDLAPGSNNLRFTPASDEYKEMLEYLHKLYKDGLIDKEIFTADPQAFTAKASDGAFGVINGLDPETIYQLKGYVGTPVLKGPKGDQMLTSMGSPLGNIGMFVITDKNKNPEATIRWIDHFYGDEGTKMFFMGFEGVTYEEKNGEFEYTENMTKNPDGLNLDQALSEYLTWPGGYYPGIVKEKYFKGAEGKPATKENALKSEPYALKQEDIWPAFNFSPEEQEELSTISTDITTYVDEMTASFISGKTSLSKWEDYVQTLKQMNLDRYMEIYESGYKNYKK, encoded by the coding sequence ATGAAGAGCAATAAATGGAGATATGGATTTTTATCAGGTGTTCTTGCATTTTCCATTTTGAGCGGCTGTACGAATGAGGAAGCTTCTAAAGAAAAGAGCGAATCTGCTGTCAAAGTCAATAAGACCGGTATGCCGATCGCAGATGAGAAAATAGAATTAACAGGATTTGCAGGGAAATTTTTTGCCTCTCAAGACTGGAATAAACTTAAGTTATGGGAAGAATATGCAAAGATGAGCAATGTTGAAATAGATTGGGAAACGGTACAAGTTGATAGTTTAAAAGAAAAAAGAAACCTTCTTCTTGCAAGCGGTGAATATCCGGATGTCCTATTCTCATCTGCACTTCCAAAAGCAGATTTGATTAAATATGGGCAGCAGGGTGTATTGCTTAAACTAAACGACTTAATTGATCAGTATGCTCCTAATTTTAAAAAGATTATGGAAGAAAATCCTGTGGTTGCAAAAGGGATTACTATGCCTGATGGAAGCATTTATGGGTTTCCTACTATCTATGATCCAGAATTTAAAGGTCTGCACTTGGGAACACCATGGATCAATAAGAATTGGCTGGAAAAATTAGGCCTGGAGGAGCCTCAAAATTTAGATGACTTTCATAAAGTTCTCAAAGCTTTTAAAGAAGAGGATCCTAATGGCAATGGAAAAGCTGACGAAATTCCATGGTCCGGGGCATATGGAATTGGAGAAGCTATCGGATTTATTAAAGGGTCTTTCGGTCTTAATAATCATGGATCTGCAAATGCATATATTGATTTAGCACCTGGAAGCAATAACCTCAGGTTCACTCCTGCGTCAGATGAATATAAAGAAATGCTGGAGTACCTTCATAAACTCTATAAAGACGGATTAATAGATAAAGAGATTTTCACAGCTGATCCACAAGCATTTACTGCCAAAGCTTCAGATGGAGCCTTCGGTGTCATCAACGGACTCGATCCTGAGACGATTTACCAGTTAAAAGGTTATGTCGGAACACCTGTGCTCAAAGGACCTAAAGGTGATCAAATGCTTACATCAATGGGTTCACCGCTTGGAAATATCGGAATGTTCGTCATCACGGACAAGAACAAAAATCCAGAAGCAACGATTAGGTGGATTGATCACTTTTACGGGGATGAAGGAACAAAGATGTTCTTTATGGGATTTGAAGGTGTGACATACGAAGAGAAAAATGGAGAGTTTGAATACACTGAGAATATGACAAAAAACCCTGATGGCTTAAATTTGGATCAGGCATTGAGCGAATATCTTACATGGCCGGGCGGGTATTACCCTGGAATTGTTAAAGAAAAATACTTTAAAGGAGCAGAAGGTAAGCCTGCAACAAAAGAAAATGCACTGAAATCTGAACCTTACGCCCTTAAACAAGAAGACATTTGGCCTGCATTTAACTTCAGCCCAGAAGAACAAGAAGAGCTGTCAACCATTTCAACTGATATAACGACATATGTAGATGAAATGACAGCAAGCTTTATCTCCGGAAAAACATCATTATCGAAATGGGAGGATTATGTTCAGACCCTCAAACAAATGAACTTAGACCGCTACATGGAGATTTATGAATCCGGCTATAAGAATTACAAGAAATAA
- a CDS encoding YesL family protein produces the protein MTARMLILGSYRLCEKIMLAAYLNLLWIIFTAGGFIVFGIFPSTVGLFTVIRKMILYKDHDMNIFSEYWRAVKKEFVKSNAMGFLLTLITLLLWLNFQLLQITDGIPHLILLSIMCMIGMMWVILLFYWIPIYVHFELPIRNVLSAAFLIGLSNPLYTILMILGLSVLYMILLIVPGLFPFFSISISVFLIMKLALKAFERNQKITFRNEEKK, from the coding sequence ATGACTGCAAGAATGCTTATTTTGGGAAGCTATAGGCTCTGTGAAAAGATTATGTTAGCAGCCTATTTAAATCTTCTGTGGATTATATTTACAGCAGGCGGCTTCATTGTATTCGGAATCTTTCCTTCTACTGTAGGACTCTTTACAGTTATTAGAAAAATGATTCTTTACAAAGATCATGATATGAACATATTCAGCGAGTATTGGAGAGCTGTGAAAAAAGAGTTTGTGAAATCGAATGCTATGGGTTTTCTATTAACCCTCATCACTTTGCTTCTTTGGCTAAACTTTCAGCTGCTTCAAATCACCGATGGAATACCGCATCTCATACTTCTTTCGATTATGTGCATGATTGGAATGATGTGGGTCATTCTCTTATTCTATTGGATTCCAATATATGTACATTTTGAACTGCCTATTCGGAACGTTTTGAGTGCAGCTTTTCTGATTGGTCTGTCCAATCCTCTTTATACAATCTTAATGATTTTAGGGTTATCCGTACTGTACATGATTCTTCTTATCGTTCCTGGTTTATTTCCTTTTTTTTCAATCAGCATCTCTGTCTTCCTCATCATGAAGCTTGCTCTAAAAGCCTTTGAACGGAATCAAAAAATCACTTTCAGAAATGAGGAAAAGAAATGA
- a CDS encoding DUF3472 domain-containing protein, with amino-acid sequence MKGTFLAIGLTVSALLASPSLSHAASADNVYLGPLKSVESDIVMSDWSPTITAPYTYWATQNWNQGAEGGGYAGFQQQDERAWANRTVHFALWDPMAVQAPIVSLYSHPDAKVERFGGEGTGLKVMTPYEWDLSKWYRMVVKRWDMQDGTHFGQWVKDVSSDKWTLITEVAYPVKDVNFGGRFTLFQEDWAGTAENARGGRTKNGYNRSLAGTWNSWDKQTMSTNSSNTNWAGGATDEYFWYQSGGTTIPNLANPTTLTISQPAEPELDDIEIDSVKAITKNKKVHINWHLKESSSPQFEYEITIVETENHTQAASVTSIDTRSNSEILTATLDKKKTYNAELKITDIFGQQKTITKQIIQKQ; translated from the coding sequence ATGAAAGGAACATTTTTGGCTATAGGGCTTACAGTATCAGCCCTGTTAGCATCTCCCTCGTTATCTCATGCAGCATCTGCTGATAACGTTTATTTAGGACCTCTAAAGAGTGTTGAGTCTGATATCGTCATGAGTGATTGGTCACCAACTATTACTGCGCCTTATACCTATTGGGCCACTCAAAACTGGAATCAAGGTGCAGAGGGCGGCGGATATGCAGGATTTCAGCAGCAGGACGAGCGGGCTTGGGCCAACCGGACCGTACATTTTGCATTATGGGATCCAATGGCCGTTCAAGCTCCCATTGTTTCCTTATATTCTCACCCTGATGCTAAAGTTGAGCGTTTTGGCGGAGAAGGAACAGGATTAAAGGTAATGACACCATATGAATGGGATCTATCAAAATGGTATCGAATGGTTGTCAAGCGATGGGATATGCAGGATGGCACTCATTTTGGGCAATGGGTAAAAGATGTCAGCTCTGATAAATGGACCCTCATCACAGAAGTCGCCTATCCCGTTAAAGATGTGAATTTTGGCGGACGATTCACTCTTTTCCAAGAAGATTGGGCCGGTACTGCAGAGAACGCAAGAGGTGGACGCACAAAGAACGGCTACAATCGATCACTTGCTGGAACGTGGAATTCCTGGGATAAGCAGACAATGTCAACTAATAGTTCGAATACAAATTGGGCAGGAGGTGCAACCGATGAATACTTTTGGTATCAATCCGGCGGCACAACCATTCCCAACCTTGCCAATCCGACGACTTTAACGATCAGCCAGCCAGCAGAACCAGAACTTGATGATATCGAAATCGATTCTGTTAAAGCCATAACTAAAAATAAAAAAGTGCATATAAACTGGCACCTGAAAGAATCCAGTTCTCCGCAATTTGAATATGAAATCACAATTGTCGAAACTGAAAATCATACACAAGCAGCATCAGTGACGAGTATCGATACAAGGTCTAATTCAGAAATATTGACAGCCACATTAGATAAAAAGAAAACATATAACGCTGAACTAAAAATTACGGATATTTTTGGCCAGCAAAAAACAATAACAAAACAAATAATCCAAAAGCAGTAA
- a CDS encoding SIS domain-containing protein — protein MNLLSSKEELASAGALYTSKEIIQQPKLWAEAAEIIQQQIDQITLFLDNIQSRHDRIKIIFTGAGTSAFIGDTLLPYLKMISQDSKFDLESIPTTDIVSNPYYHLERDFPVLLISFARSGDSPESYAAVQLVNQLVQNAYHIIITCNKNGELANQEGSHSRSYILLMPEEANDKGFAMTSSFTTMMLSCLLLFQHYFGRYTEKTIEALSVSAAHVLQQHKNSLKAITEQPFKKLIYLGSGVFKGLACEASLKFLELTGGTIPCMYDTSLGFRHGPKTFYDENSAVILFLSSNSYTRNYDLDILKELFLDPKKGTVIVISSQEDDAARSYCDHFLITHVENQEEDIILSFPYIIIAQILALYKSISVGLKPDNPSLDGKVNRVVKGVRIYPHHKFSK, from the coding sequence ATGAATTTATTAAGCTCAAAAGAAGAACTTGCAAGTGCAGGCGCCCTATATACATCGAAAGAAATTATTCAGCAGCCCAAATTATGGGCAGAAGCAGCTGAAATAATCCAACAGCAAATTGATCAAATCACTTTGTTTTTGGATAACATTCAAAGCAGACATGATCGAATCAAAATCATTTTTACCGGAGCTGGAACTTCTGCTTTTATAGGAGATACACTCCTGCCTTATCTTAAAATGATTTCACAAGACTCAAAATTTGATTTAGAAAGTATTCCTACCACGGATATCGTATCGAATCCATATTATCATTTAGAAAGAGATTTTCCGGTTTTATTGATTTCATTTGCCCGGTCGGGGGATAGTCCCGAAAGTTATGCCGCTGTACAGCTGGTTAACCAGCTTGTTCAAAATGCTTACCATATTATTATCACATGCAATAAAAATGGAGAATTAGCTAATCAGGAAGGCAGCCATTCCAGGAGCTATATTTTATTGATGCCTGAGGAGGCAAATGACAAGGGGTTCGCGATGACCAGCAGTTTTACAACGATGATGCTCTCCTGTCTTCTTCTTTTTCAGCATTACTTCGGCCGCTATACCGAAAAAACAATCGAAGCTCTTAGTGTGTCTGCCGCTCATGTTTTGCAGCAGCATAAAAATTCATTAAAAGCTATAACAGAGCAGCCTTTCAAAAAGCTTATCTATCTTGGATCAGGAGTGTTCAAAGGTTTGGCATGTGAAGCTTCGCTTAAATTTTTGGAGCTTACAGGCGGGACCATCCCTTGCATGTATGATACTTCCCTTGGATTCAGACACGGTCCAAAAACCTTTTACGATGAGAATTCAGCTGTCATTCTTTTTCTTTCATCTAATTCTTATACAAGAAACTATGATTTAGATATTTTAAAAGAACTTTTCTTAGATCCAAAGAAGGGGACGGTCATTGTCATATCTTCACAGGAGGATGATGCAGCACGCTCCTATTGTGATCACTTTCTTATAACACATGTCGAAAATCAAGAAGAAGATATTATATTATCCTTTCCATACATCATAATTGCTCAAATCCTTGCGTTATACAAATCCATATCTGTAGGACTGAAACCCGATAATCCAAGTCTTGATGGAAAAGTTAACCGTGTTGTCAAGGGGGTCCGCATTTACCCTCACCATAAATTTTCGAAATAG
- a CDS encoding tagatose bisphosphate family class II aldolase — protein MLISTESLLKDAQEKGYAVPAFNIHNLETIKAVVEKADELRSPVMLAATPGTIRYMGADYLLQIAETANRKHDIPVSLHLDHHEDLRDIERLIELGARSVMIDASHKPFEENVETVRDVVKFASRFGASVEAELGRLTGMEDDLHVDENDGIYTNPLQAREFVERTGIDSLAVAIGTAHGLYKGNPKLDFDRLREIRKEIHIPLVLHGASGLSSETVQRTIEMGICKVNIATELKIAYSSGLKDYLQKHPNANDPREYFSDGINALKQVVENKIKMCGSYNRV, from the coding sequence ATGCTCATTTCTACTGAATCACTATTAAAAGACGCTCAAGAAAAGGGATACGCTGTACCAGCTTTTAATATTCATAACCTTGAAACAATAAAAGCTGTCGTGGAAAAGGCAGATGAGTTAAGATCTCCTGTTATGCTGGCAGCCACCCCAGGCACAATACGATACATGGGTGCAGACTACTTGCTGCAAATTGCAGAGACAGCTAATCGAAAACATGATATTCCTGTCTCTCTTCATCTTGATCATCACGAAGACTTGAGAGATATTGAGAGATTAATTGAATTGGGTGCAAGATCTGTCATGATCGACGCCTCCCATAAGCCGTTTGAAGAAAACGTAGAAACTGTAAGAGATGTTGTGAAATTCGCCTCCCGCTTTGGTGCATCAGTCGAAGCTGAGCTTGGAAGATTAACGGGTATGGAAGATGATCTGCATGTTGATGAAAATGACGGCATCTATACGAATCCGCTTCAAGCTAGAGAATTCGTTGAAAGAACAGGCATAGACTCATTAGCCGTAGCCATCGGAACAGCTCATGGCTTATACAAAGGCAATCCAAAACTTGATTTCGATAGACTAAGGGAGATAAGAAAAGAGATACATATTCCTTTGGTTCTTCATGGTGCCTCCGGTCTTTCAAGTGAAACGGTACAAAGGACCATAGAAATGGGAATATGCAAGGTCAATATTGCTACTGAACTGAAAATTGCTTATTCAAGCGGACTCAAAGATTATCTCCAAAAGCATCCCAATGCAAATGATCCACGGGAATATTTTTCAGATGGCATTAATGCCTTAAAGCAGGTTGTCGAAAACAAAATTAAAATGTGCGGCAGTTATAACCGGGTTTAG
- a CDS encoding 1-phosphofructokinase family hexose kinase encodes MILVVSLNPAVDIRYSVPEFQPGNINRPVLKEKTAGGKGLNAARVLSLLGYKPLFITGFSGGKQGEWIQSELDCSSIPYHFQEIKEETRTCIAILSSCSQTEVLEAGPEISESEMKNFIDLFRAKVKEASLIILSGSLPKGVPADFYRTLGEIIKLEKKRMLLDSSGESLKYGIEASPFLIKPNLQELSQLLKRKQLSVEEAIKGALSLCEKGVCYTLVSLGSDGAILASEKGVWKAVLPSIEIKNPVGSGDSMLAGAAFGMQLHLHPGDLLRFACACGTANAAEEKTGFIKESTVMELYQKIQVEQIFPEKGLDYEKGDLF; translated from the coding sequence ATGATTTTAGTTGTATCCTTAAACCCCGCTGTTGATATTCGCTACTCAGTGCCAGAATTCCAGCCCGGAAACATTAATCGTCCAGTATTGAAAGAAAAAACTGCAGGCGGAAAAGGGCTGAATGCTGCAAGGGTCCTCTCTCTGCTTGGATATAAACCGTTATTCATAACAGGATTTTCAGGCGGTAAGCAAGGTGAGTGGATTCAGTCTGAATTGGACTGCAGCTCAATCCCCTATCATTTTCAGGAGATTAAAGAAGAAACAAGAACTTGTATTGCTATTCTTTCCAGCTGCAGTCAGACAGAAGTTTTAGAGGCTGGTCCAGAGATTTCCGAGAGTGAAATGAAAAATTTTATTGATCTTTTCAGGGCAAAAGTGAAAGAGGCTTCCTTAATTATCCTTTCAGGAAGCCTTCCTAAAGGGGTTCCAGCTGATTTTTACCGAACACTTGGTGAGATAATCAAGCTAGAGAAAAAGCGTATGCTCCTTGATTCAAGCGGAGAAAGCCTTAAGTACGGAATTGAAGCCTCTCCCTTTTTAATTAAACCGAACTTGCAGGAGCTTTCGCAATTATTAAAGAGAAAGCAATTATCGGTGGAGGAAGCAATTAAAGGGGCCCTATCATTATGCGAAAAAGGTGTCTGTTACACGTTAGTATCTTTAGGTTCCGACGGTGCCATTCTGGCATCTGAGAAAGGAGTCTGGAAGGCCGTCCTCCCTTCCATCGAGATTAAAAATCCAGTAGGATCCGGCGATAGCATGCTGGCAGGTGCTGCCTTTGGAATGCAGCTTCATTTGCATCCGGGAGACCTCCTTCGGTTTGCATGTGCATGCGGAACTGCCAATGCTGCCGAAGAAAAGACTGGATTTATCAAAGAATCAACTGTCATGGAGCTTTATCAAAAAATACAAGTTGAACAGATCTTCCCGGAGAAAGGACTAGATTATGAGAAAGGCGATTTGTTTTGA